TCTTACACCAATTATTGGAGAAGTTATGTCCTTATTGGAGAGGAGCCAGTTCAATGAAATCTGTGGAATCGATTTGCCAGTCTCCTGGCTTATTTTCTCCAGTACTGAAAGAACCCTTTCGGTTCTTTCATTATCGAATCTGCTATAATTCTCTGGAGCCGAAGAGTCCCCGATACGTGTACCCTTCGGTGCATTCCTAATACCGTTTCTGTATTTACCAGAAAGAATGCCTCCTGCAAGAGGACTCCATGGTAGCACGGCTATCTCATCCGCATGGGCCATTGGAAGAAGTTCGAACTCAACCGCCCTCGTAAGCAAGTTGTAATTTGGCTGTAAACTCACGGGTTCATTCCATCCATTCGATCGGCATATCTGCAACGCTTTTTCGAATTGCCAGGCCCTGAAGTTGCTGGCGCCAATGTACCTTGCCAGTCCATCTTCAACAATTGTATTCAGTGTTCTCAGAGTTTCCTCAAGAGGTGTAAGGGGATCCCATGCATGAATTTGAAGGAGATCTACGTAATCTGTGTTCAATCTCTGCAGGCTCTCCCTGATTGAATGAAGTATATGCTTCCTTGATAGGCCGACTCCGTTGGGGTG
This is a stretch of genomic DNA from Thermoplasmatales archaeon. It encodes these proteins:
- a CDS encoding aldo/keto reductase: MNMKRFGKTGALVSELCLGTMTFGWQTDEDAAMKIMTKFAEEKGNFIDTANVYSSGRSEQIIGKWLAENNREEIFVATKVRFRTADHPNGVGLSRKHILHSIRESLQRLNTDYVDLLQIHAWDPLTPLEETLRTLNTIVEDGLARYIGASNFRAWQFEKALQICRSNGWNEPVSLQPNYNLLTRAVEFELLPMAHADEIAVLPWSPLAGGILSGKYRNGIRNAPKGTRIGDSSAPENYSRFDNERTERVLSVLEKISQETGKSIPQISLNWLLSNKDITSPIIGVRTIDQLADNLGSTGWSLNETQIRELNNASELGVTYPYDQRAEDQQTRDRIL